One window of the Oncorhynchus clarkii lewisi isolate Uvic-CL-2024 chromosome 19, UVic_Ocla_1.0, whole genome shotgun sequence genome contains the following:
- the LOC139374737 gene encoding DNA repair protein complementing XP-A cells homolog: protein MDLLELPTPMNDHAASPPSEPKAKSCDLSPAMRAKIERNRQRAVMLRQARLANRPSAGEGGGTSAKVVKTVDSGGGFFIEEEEEKQRKVVHQPAPVIKADYLVCDDCDKTFMDSYLSNGFDLAVCDNCRDYEVKHKLVSRTEAKQLYLLKDCDLDQREPVLRFVLRKNPHNPHWGDIKLYLRLQVEKRSLEVWGSEEALEEAKEAREENREVQKQKRFNKKVKELRCAVRRSMWTKGTSAHQHEYSPEELVDEEEDLYRKVCNACGHELTYEKM, encoded by the exons ATGGATCTGTTGGAGCTCCCCACGCCGATGAATGATCATGCTGCTTCTCCCCCTTCGGAGCCCAAAGCCAAGAGCTGCGATCTGTCCCCCGCTATGAGAGCCAAGATCGAACGGAACAGACAGCGGGCTGTGATGCTGAGGCAAGCCCGCCTGGCCAACAGACCATCGGCAGGAGAAGGGGGTGGAACCTCGGCTAAAGTCGTCAAGACAGTCGACTCTGGTGGAGGGTTCTTCattgaagaagaagaggagaagcaAAGGAAAGTGGTGCATCAACCAG CCCCTGTGATAAAGGCAGACTACCTGGTGTGTGATGACTGTGACAAGACGTTTATGGATTCCTACCTCAGCAACGGCTTCGATCTGGCAGTCTGTGACAACTGCAG AGACTACGAGGTTAAACACAAGCTGGTATCCCGTACAGAGGCTAAGCAGCTCTACCTACTGAAGGACTGTGACCTGGACCAGAGGGAGCCAGTGCTGAGGTTTGTCCTGAGGAAGAACCCACACAACCCTCACTGGGGAGACATCAAACTCTACCTCAGGCTGCAG GTGGAGAAGCGCTCCTTAGAGGTGTGGGGCTCTGAGGAGGCCCTGGAGGAGGCCAAGGAAgcaagagaggagaacagggaggtGCAGAAGCAGAAGCGCTTCAACAAAAAAGTCAAAG AGCTGCGTTGTGCGGTGAGGAGAAGCATGTGGACCAAGGGAACCAGTGCTCACCAGCACGAGTACAGCCCTGAGGAACTagtggatgaagaggaggatcTCTACAGGAAGGTCTGTAACGCCTGTGGACACGAACTGACCTATGAGAAGATGTAG
- the LOC139374736 gene encoding store-operated calcium entry-associated regulatory factor, with product MKGLLQIVLFFLSVAHIRSWNEAPGSVLLRDVQVLTLYKGKYTTARRSNAVPQLQCVGGSAGCGSFIPEVVQCKNKGWDGVDAQWECKTDMDNAYKFGRIEVSCEGFSHPDDAYILKGSCGLEYSLELTEEGKRRHKGGSHGSTGGFSDFASSFFKGSSDNNNQHHHSNNRQQSSTGEGNSSGLVVVALLLFLAYGVYKLFLSGPTNLGQDGQFPDNGSNTHNPHGPPPPGFKPDFTGSSSGYPGASGFPGASGFPGSAGGYAGSAGYGANPGYGFRSDYSGQQQQHFAGARAARGTGNSFWTGMGTGGVLGYLFGSQRSQTPYTNTHSNYSAPRSPPTPAPSTGTRAASGFGGTKRR from the exons ATGAAGGGATTGCTTCAAATCGTTTTGTTTTTCCTCTCTGTAGCTCACATCAGAAGTTGGAATGAAG CTCCAGGTAGTGTTTTGCTCCGAGACGTGCAGGTACTCACCCTGTACAAGGGCAAGTACACCACTGCCAGACGCAGTAATGCTGTACCTCAGCTGCAGTGTGTTGGAGGCTCAGCCGGCTGTGGATCCTTCATTCCTGAAGTGGTTCAATGCAAAAACAAAGGCTGGGACGGAGTCGACGCGCAG TGGGAGTGCAAAACAGACATGGACAACGCCTACAAATTTGGTCGGATAGAGGTCAGCTGTGAGGGATTCAGCCATCCAGATGATGCCTACATACTGAAGGGCTCGTGTGGACTGGAGTACTCACTGGAGCTGACTGAGGAAGGCAAGAGGAGGCACAAGGGGGGCTCACATGGCTCAACAG GTGGCTTCAGTGACTTCGCTTCCAGCTTCTTCAAGGGTTCTTCAGACAACAACAACCAGCATCACCATAGcaacaacagacaacagagttcAACAGGGGAAGGAAATTCCAGTGGGTTAGTGGTAGTCGCTCTGCTCTTGTTTCTGGCCTATGGTGTGTACAAGCTTTTCCTGAGTGGACCGACAAATCTAGGACAAGACGGGCAGTTCCCTGATAACGGCTCCAATACCCACAATCCCCATGGGCCACCACCTCCTGGATTCAAGCCAGACTTCACAG GTTCCTCTTCAGGTTACCCAGGTGCTTCCGGGTTCCCCGGTGCTTCTGGGTTCCCCGGTTCTGCCGGAGGATATGCTGGTTCTGCTGGCTACGGTGCCAACCCTGGGTACGGGTTCCGCAGTGACTACAgtggacagcagcagcagcactttGCAGGGGCCCGTGCTGCTAGAGGAACTGGGAATAGTTTCTGGACTGGGATGGGGACTGGAGGAGTCCTCGGTTATCTGTTTGGGAGCCAAAG AAGCCAGACGCCGTACACAAACACCCACTCCAACTACTCTGCACCCAGATCACCACCGACCCCAGCCCCTAGCACCGGAACACGTGCTGCTTCAG GCTTTGGAGGGACCAAGAGAAGATAG